A stretch of DNA from Desulfobulbaceae bacterium DB1:
GCACGCTGCGGCCGGTAAAACCGGATCTGGGCCTGATATTCGCACATATCGAGAGCATGCTGCCCGGAATTCGCCGTCTGCGTCTTTTCAACTGGGGAGAGCCGTTACTCCATGACGGTCTGGCCGACTTCATAACCCAATGCCGCAAAGCGAGCCCAAAGATCGTCCTTCTCGTTTCTTCCAACGGCATCTTGCTCGACGAGGCCATGGCCAGATGTTTCGTCAACAACCGGGTTGAGCACCTGGTCATCTCGGCGCACGGCGCGCCCGGCACGGAAAGCATGCTCAGGTATTCGAAAAAAAATGCCGATTACGACAAAGTGCTCGGCAATGTCCGCCGCTTGCTCGATATCCGCAACAAGTCGAATGCCGTCTATCCCAAGGTATCCCTGCGGGCCATCCTTTTTTCGTGGAACGACTCCGAGGAGGCCATGGGGCGGTTCAGAAGGGACGCGGCGAGCCTCGGCCTCTCCGCTGCAAACGGCCACCCCGACCACGACAATTATCACTGGATTCTCGACAGCGGCGGTCTGGGCAAAAACGCGTCCAAACGTTTTTATCGAGGTTCCGGGGAACTGGAACGGTTAATAAACGATAAAGAATTTTTTGCTCCCAAGGCATCGTAAGCCGTCGCATGCACTACCGAGCTGAAATGCCGCCCATGGCCCCCCAAGTGTGTATATCCAACACCAACCATAGGAAATAGCATGAAAATCGGAGCTCTCGTGCCGGCCCGGCTCAACTCATTGCGTTTGCCGCGCAAGAACATACTGCCGCTTGCCGGAAAACCTCTCGTCAATTGGACCATCGATGTCCTGCTGGAAAGCGACTGTTTCGCGGATATCACGCTCTCCACCGAAAGCGAAGAGATCGCCGATGTGGTCAGGAGCCATTATCCGGAGAGCGCCGTAAAAATTCTCTTTCGCCCCGAAGGGCTTGCCCGGCACGACAGCCCGATGCGGGAAGTGATCAGGCATTATCTGCAAAATCGGCCGGCAATCGACTGGCTGGGTATTTTTCTGCCGACTTTCCCCTTCCGCACGGCGGCGCAGATCCGGAAAGCAAGCAACGCCATTCATACCCTGGCCCCCATCCGCGTCACCTCGGTGACCAGAGAGGAGACCTTTTCCCGTGATTTTTATTACGAGAGCAAGGAGGGCTTCCGCCATTTTTTCCGCGATCACGGCATATTCTGTCGCCACAGTTCGGGATGTTACACCTTCCACCACCGTGACTTTACGGACGGCGAATGGAGCCGGTACAACCTGGCGATGAACGAAAGAAACTATCGCCTGCAGGTCGACGCCAGAGAGAATACCGATGTCGATACCCAGGAAGACTTCGAGCTGTCCAAACGCCTTACGTCGGTGCGTGAAATCGAGCCACGGCCACTTGTGCTCCACGAAGCCGGGCCATGGTTCGTCTCCCTGCCAAAGGGAGTCCCGCTCGAAGACTTTCTGGCCTTTATAGGCCCCGCCCGGCTCGCCGACCCCGGCCAACCGCTCCTGATCCTCGAAAAAGCGCCACAGCCGGTTTTTCAGTTCCGGTTTTACGAATCCTCGCCAATGCGAAAATATCTTGCCTGCCAAACGGCGGAACGTCTTATGCGCCCAAGCGAATTAGTCGTCAAAACACAAAACATGCAACTTCTGCCAACGACTTACAGGCAGAACGAATCGTACAGACTGACCGCGAAAGCCCCGAACGGAGCCACGCAGATCGAACCCGTATCCAAGGAAGCCATGCTGCACATTCCCGCCACGGACACGGAAGAGGCCATTGCCCATGATCGCGTCATCTTCATGGAAGAGCTGAGGAAACAGCAATTTTATCTGGATCCCTTTCTCTTGACGTAAGATGCCCCTCATCAATATCTATCATTGCTGTATCCAAAAAAGCGCGAGTCAATGGTTCCTGCAACTGCTGCGGGACGACAGCGTCAAGCGCGCCTGCTCCCTGGAGGTTTTCTCGCCGCACCTGGATTTCACCATAACCACCGAAAATCGCGAACTTTTGAGGCGCGGATTTCCCGGCAATGCGATCGTCTCGCCGCTCTACATCCCATACGAAGAGTTCCTGATCTTGCCAAAACCGCCTGAATGGAAGGCCTTCTATGTTGTTCGGGACCCAAGGGATATCCTGATATCCTGGTATTTTTCAGTAAAATGTTCGCATGTCCTGAACAATGCCTTTCTCCGTGAAACGAATCGACTCCTGCGGGCGCTCTCGCTCCGGCAGGGATTGGACTATATGATCGCCAACATCGAAGGGTTGCACCGGGAAATGTATGCCGCCATGCACGGATGGCTGGCCGCCGGCGAAAACGAAAAAGTGCTGCTGGTCAGGTATGAGGACGCCACCGGCGACGCGCAGTTGGAGACAATGGAGCGGCTCTTCGATCATCTGGGTATCGGGTTGTCGCGAGCAAGCCTCACTTCCCTTTTGCGGAAATACTCCTTCGCGCGAATGAGCCGGGGCCGGGAAAGAGGCGACGAGGATGCGGGTTCCCATTACCGCAAGGGGCTGCCCGGTGACTGGAAAAAATATCTGCACGCTTCGCAGCAGCAGGCAGTGCGGGGAAAGCTACAGGGCATCTTGACCGGCTATGGTTACGAATACAGTGCTGATAACGGGCTCTAACGGTTTTATCGGCAGCAGCCTGCTTGCGAGATTCGGCAAACTGGGCAAAACGGTAGCTCTGGACTGCGGACCGGTCGATATGACAGGCCTTGCCGCCCATTACGTTTCGATGCGTCTTCCTCATCCGGGGATAAAGCAAGTGATGGCGCATTTCAAACCGCGGACGATCGTCCACTGCGCCGGCACGGCCTCCGTCCCCCAGGCCATCGCCCATCCGGACGCCGACTTCCGTTCCGGCCCAGAAACCGTCTTTCAGTTACTTGACGCCATACGCCAAAGCGGCATAGAAACCACCTTCATCTTTCCTTCCAGCGCCGCTGTGTACGGCAACCCACGGCAACTGCCGATAGAGGAAGATGCCGCCACCGCTCCCATTTCCCCGTACGGATACCACAAACTGATCTGCGAAAAGATCATTGAAGAGCACCAGCAACTCTACAACATTTCTGCCGTTATCCTCCGGATTTTCTCCTGTTACGGCGAAGGATTGCAAAAACAACTGCTGTGGGACCTGTGCCGCAAGATGCACACCGGCAAACTCGAACTTTTCGGCACCGGTGAGGAAACGCGCGACTTCGTCCACATCCGCGACCTTGTCCGTGTCATCGAGCTGGTTACGGAAAGAACCGAAAAAAATCTTATCCTGAATGTCGCGAGCGGCCGGCAAAGCTCCATACGCCAAGTCGTTGACCTTGTCCTGCGCGCTTTCGGCAGCGACGTCCAGCCCGTTTTCAACAATATCGCACGGGCCGGCGACCCGACTCACTGGGCAGCCGATATCACCAGACTGACGGAACTCGGTTTTCGGGCCGAGGTTACCCTACCGGACGGCATTTCCCAATACGTCCGATGGTTCAAAAAGGCCCATGCTCCCGCCTGAACGGATGCGCATAGGCTTTCCCGTCGTCGGCGACCGCAGCTGGATCGGCGGGGTCAACTACATCCTCCACCTTATCAAGGCGGTCTCGTCGCTTCCTGCGGCCGAGAAGCCGGAAAGTTATCTCATGTTCCGCAAGTGTTTCGCGACCTCGGAGACGATAGCGCTGTACCGGGAGGTCTTCCCGCATCTGAGGGGTTTACTTTATTACGGGCCGGAGCCGGAGCTCGGCCGCTTGCTCGGCAGTCAGGTCCATGTCCGCCCCGACATCGAGAGCGCCTTCGATCTTATCGATTTCGTTTTTCCGGTCATCTACGACGCCGCGGACTATCCCTCGGCATCATGGATTCCCGATTTTCAACACAAGTTCATGCCGGAACTCTTTACCACCGGGGAAATAGCCTACCGTGACGGCTGTTTTGCGAAAATCGCGGCCCATGCATCCTTCGCGGTCTTCAGCAGCCGCGCCGCGGCAAAGGATTTCAGACATTTTTACCCGGATTCCGCAGCCGTAAGCCAGGTCCTCCACTTTCGCTCCCTGCCCGAAGAGAAGTGGTTCGACGAAAATCCCCGCTCAGTTTGCGCGAAATACGGTCTGCCGTCGCAGTTTATCATGTGCTGCAATCAATTTTGGGCCCACAAGGATCACCATACCCTTTTCAGCGCCCTGGCCAGAATGAAAGCGCAGGGCCATCCGGTGTCGCTTGTCTGCACCGGCCCGACGGTTGACCACCGCCAAAAGGCCACGGCATATTTCGCGGAGTTACAGCAAACAGTCGAGGAGTTACAAATCAGCGATCAGGTCAGGATCCTGGGGCTTATCGACCGTTTCGAGCAGATCCAGCTGTTAAGGGCCAGCCGGGCGGTCGTGCAGCCATCTCTCTTCGAGGGGTGGAGTTCGGTCGTAGAGGATTGCCGCGCACTCGGCAAATGCATTTTTCTCTCGGACATCGAGGTGCATTGTGAGCAGCAGCCGCAACCGGCCTTTTTCTTCCGGGCCGGCGATGCTGCCGATCTTGCGGGGCTCCTGGCCAGGGAGCTGCCCGGATTAACGCCCTCGCTCTGCCACCAGCTGGAGGAAAAGGCCCTCAAGGGACTTGCGGATGAGCGGGAAAAATTGGGCCGCGCCATCGTACGTCTTGCAAAAGAAGGTATCGGCATCCATACGCGAACGAAAGGGCAGAGCCCCACTGCGGCATCGCCTTCATGAAAATCTTCACCAGCCTGGCGCCACACAACCTTCCCAGACAGCAGCTCGCGGTACACAGTTGGCTTCGAGCCGGCTTCATTCCTTACTCGCTGAACATCGGAGAGGAAATCAGGCTGCTGGAAGACAGCTTCCGGGATGTGCGGTTCCTTGAGGTGCACGACGAACAGACCACTATCGCCTACCTGGGGAAGGCGTTTGTCAATATCGACGCGTTTTTTGCCCATATTCTTCGTCATGGCGAAAACGAGGTGTGCGGCATCGTCAACGCCGACATAATCATCGACCCTCCCTTCGACCTCCACGATATTCTCATCAAGGAGGCCGCTGGCGGGCTCGTTTTCGGCAACCGCATCGACATTCATGCCCCGGAAGAGAGAAATGGCGAACTCTTCGGGCTTGGCTTCGACTACTTCTTCCTGGACAGCAATCTGGCCGCCTGCTATCCGGCCTCGAAATTCAGCATGGGCAAGCCCTTCTGGGATTATTGGCTGCCGATTGTGCCCTTACGAAAAAAACTTGGACAAGTAAAGTGGTTACGCACACCGATAGCCTTTCACCAAAACCACCCGACGTGCTGGAACAGGGAAGATTACATCTTTTTTTGCTTTGAAATGGCGAAGTCGCTCCAGATGGCGGATTTTGCCGGCGCGACGCCGGGAAATCGACAGGCTGCAGACGCGGAAACGCTTCGGAGATGCAGCGCCGCGGCGGATAAGCTGCTCGAAGAGATCCGGCTGTCGGCCCTTTCCCTGTCCGCAGCGCCTGCTCAGTCCGATTTTTTCACGGCAAAGGCGACCCCATAGCCTAAATCCGAAAACTCATAGGAGGAAAAATTCGCGAGCGATTTCACTTCTCTTTGCCAGACCGCGCGGAGATAGGCATGGGCAGGATGAACAATATCGTCGAACACCACCACGCCGCCGATGCGGAGTCTTGGCAGCACAACCTGCAGGTCTTGCGCGGCGCCCTCTTCGGAATGGTCGCCATCGACGGTTATCATATCGAAATAGGCCTCGGCATTGTCCGTAAAAAACCGGGGCACCGCCTGATGCGAATCCCCCGAGACAAGGGTGAGTTTCCCTGAAAATCCGACCCTGGCGAGTTCGGCGGCAACAAAATCCGGCCCGGGATTTTCCATGCCGGCATAGTCCTTCTGCCACAGGTCGAACCCGACTAACGAGGCCTGCGGTCTGGCGGCGGCAACCATGGCCATGCTTCTTCCCCTGCGCACGCCGATTTCGAGATAATCGCGCAGTTCAAAAAGTTCCGCAAGACTGAAAAGCACAGTGCAGATGTCGGCGTACTTCCATCTCGCCCCGTACCGATCCATGCCTCTGGCGAGGAAATCGACAAGAAACAGGGAATACGCGTCGGGAGAAAGCCGTTTCAGGGTCTCGCCCACCGTGAGGTACACCTTGGCATCGAAAATGTACTCCGTCAAGGTCTGGGCGCCCGCCAGGGCGGGTTGGTAAAATTGCTGTCCGGTATACCCGGATACATTGCAGGGAACGACTCTGTTTTCTTTCATCGTGTTTATTTTCGGAAAAGTGTCTACGGGAGAAGACAGCGCCGCATGCGCGTCTAAGATACCTTTTTGTCCATCAGCGAGGAAAAAACGTTTCCAATAAACGTACTCGAAAAATGAAGCGAACGAAACACATCAAAAAGATTCTGTGCATTATCAAGCCGTAAAAGTGCTCCAGAAAAGAACATAAATGAAGCTGCAAAATACCAAAAGCCCAATAATTAATGCCGTCCAGAAATTTCTGTGATGGAGGCATAGGTTGATGTTTGCGCATCTATTTATGGCATTGTGTCGGTATCCGATTACCCCAGAAATTCAGCCTGAATACGTGAGCGCGGCCCTGCATATCGACAAATTGGCTAAAGAGTGGCGGAAATCCCCTTTTTGCTTCTTTTTTTTGATTAGTTATCACTCGAAATCAATGTACATTTCTCTTTTATCATGTTTTCATCCCCTTTAGCGCATCCATTAGTCACCATCGTCATCCCCACCTTCAACCAGGCCCGCTATCTGCCGGCCTGTGTGGATCACTGCCTCTTTCAGAGCTACCCGGACCTGGAAATCATCATTGTGGACGGCGGCTCAAACGACGGCACCAAAGAGTATCTGGCCGGCCTCAAAAACAAAATCGCCTCCCAGCAGATGGAGCCGGTGAGCCACCTCGCTGAAAATGACGAAATCATCCGGACGCCTGTTCGTGTCTATCCCCAGAACAGAAAACTGGAAATTATCACCTTTGCAAAGGACATCGGCGCCACGCGAACGTATAACGAAGGGTTGGGCAAAGCGACGGGAAAATACTGCACCTATGTGGTCGGGGACGACCTCCCCCACCCGCACATGATTGAAGAGATGGCGCACATCCTCGAAAACCATGACACGGATTTTGTGTACTCGGACATGAACCTGGTCGACGACAGCGGCTGCATTGTCCGCCAGATGCGGCAACCCGACTATGACTTCAGGAGATGCCTGGCCGACTGGTTTCATCTCGGGGTGAGCAAGCTCTACCGGACCGAACTACATGAAAAGGTGGGGCTGATGGACGAAGGCTACACAGCGGCCAACGACTACGATCATTATCTGCGTTTTGCCATGGCCGGCTGCCGTTTTTACCACCTTCCCAGGGTGCTTTATTCCATCCGCTGGCATGGTCCGGAAAGAAAAACCGGCCAGCACAGCCCGAGCCGTTATGAAATCCTGCTGGAAGAGTCCAGACAGTGCGCCGGAAGGGCACGAACCTTTCTTCAAGAACATCGGCCGGCTCCGGAGCGGTAAACGTGTCAGTCAACATCCCTCTTTTCATTCTCGGCCATCCCCGCTCCGGCACCACCGCCCTGGCGCAACTGCTCAACACGGTGCCGGAAGTTGCCTGTTTATACCAGGAGGGAAATCTGCTCTATCGACTCTGGCAGACCCTGCAGCGGATCGACGTGCTGAACGAGCCCGTCTGCGACCTGCTCATGGATTTCAGCGTAACCGCCCGGCACAACCTGGTAAACCGGGTCCCCAAAAAGGACGCCCGAAAACTTCTTTTCCCGCAAGACGCCATTGAACAGCTTGAGCAAACCTACCGGCACGGACTTCAAACATCACATGACCCGCAAGAGATATACGCCCAAGTCTCCACGGCGTTTTTTACGCTCTTTGCGCGAAACGCCAAGGCCAGAATCGTCGGTGACAAGGTGCCTGATTTCATCCTTATTCCCGAGCACATTACCGCCCCGCACCCCGACAGCCGGGTTATTTTCATTGCCAGGGATCCCAGGGCGGTCGTACATTCGACCCTT
This window harbors:
- a CDS encoding glycosyl transferase, coding for MFSSPLAHPLVTIVIPTFNQARYLPACVDHCLFQSYPDLEIIIVDGGSNDGTKEYLAGLKNKIASQQMEPVSHLAENDEIIRTPVRVYPQNRKLEIITFAKDIGATRTYNEGLGKATGKYCTYVVGDDLPHPHMIEEMAHILENHDTDFVYSDMNLVDDSGCIVRQMRQPDYDFRRCLADWFHLGVSKLYRTELHEKVGLMDEGYTAANDYDHYLRFAMAGCRFYHLPRVLYSIRWHGPERKTGQHSPSRYEILLEESRQCAGRARTFLQEHRPAPER
- a CDS encoding glycosyltransferase, which encodes MKENRVVPCNVSGYTGQQFYQPALAGAQTLTEYIFDAKVYLTVGETLKRLSPDAYSLFLVDFLARGMDRYGARWKYADICTVLFSLAELFELRDYLEIGVRRGRSMAMVAAARPQASLVGFDLWQKDYAGMENPGPDFVAAELARVGFSGKLTLVSGDSHQAVPRFFTDNAEAYFDMITVDGDHSEEGAAQDLQVVLPRLRIGGVVVFDDIVHPAHAYLRAVWQREVKSLANFSSYEFSDLGYGVAFAVKKSD